Proteins from a single region of Thunnus maccoyii chromosome 23, fThuMac1.1, whole genome shotgun sequence:
- the LOC121890760 gene encoding histone H2A-like, giving the protein MSGRGKGAGKVRAKAKTRSSRAGLQFPVGRVHRLLRKGNYAERVGAGAPVYLAAVLEYLTAEILELAGNAARDNKKTRIIPRHLQLAVRNDEELNKLLGGVTIAQGGVLPNIQAVLLPKKTEKPAKK; this is encoded by the coding sequence ATGTCTGGTCGTGGTAAGGGTGCCGGTAAGGTCAGAGCAAAGGCAAAGACCCGTTCCTCCCGGGCCGGGCTTCAGTTCCCGGTCGGCAGAGTCCACAGGCTGCTGAGGAAGGGCAACTATGCGGAGCGTGTGGGTGCCGGAGCCCCGGTGTACCTGGCGGCGGTGCTGGAGTACCTGACCGCTGAGATCCTGGAGCTGGCCGGAAACGCTGCCCGCGACAACAAGAAGACCAGGATCATCCCCCGTCACCTGCAGCTGGCTGTCCGCAACGACGAGGAGCTCAACAAGCTGCTGGGCGGAGTGACCATCGCTCAGGGCGGCGTGCTGCCCAACATCCAGGCTGTGCTGCTGCCCAAGAAGACCGAGAAACCCGCCAAGAAGTAA
- the LOC121890755 gene encoding histone H3 has translation MARTKQTARKSTGGKAPRKQLATKAARKSAPATGGVKKPHRYRPGTVALREIRRYQKSTELLIRKLPFQRLVREIAQDFKTDLRFQSSAVMALQEASEAYLVGLFEDTNLCAIHAKRVTIMPKDIQLARRIRGERA, from the coding sequence atggccAGAACCAAGCAGACCGCCCGTAAATCCACCGGAGGAAAAGCTCCCAGGAAGCAGCTGGCCACCAAGGCCGCCCGCAAGAGCGCCCCGGCCACCGGCGGAGTGAAGAAGCCCCACCGTTACAGGCCCGGTACCGTGGCTCTGAGAGAGATCCGCCGCTACCAGAAGTCCACCGAGCTGCTGATCCGCAAGCTGCCCTTCCAGCGCCTGGTGAGGGAGATCGCTCAGGACTTCAAGACCGACCTGCGCTTCCAGAGCTCCGCTGTCATGGCTCTGCAGGAGGCCAGCGAGGCTTACCTGGTCGGCCTGTTCGAGGACACCAACCTGTGCGCCATCCACGCCAAGAGGGTCACCATCATGCCCAAAGACATCCAGCTGGCCCGCCGCATCCGCGGAGAGAGAGCTTAA
- the LOC121890753 gene encoding histone H1-like encodes MAEVAPAAPAAPAAPAAPAKAPKKKATKTTKKSGPGASELVLKAITASKERKGISYIALKKALAAQGYDVEHKSAHIRRAVKSLVEKGAVVQTKGAGASGSFKASKAAEKPKKPAAKKPAVKAKKPAAKKPAAKKAAAAKKPAAKKTKAVKATPKKAKKPAAAKKQSVKKVTKSPKKKVVKKAATPKKAAKKVVKPKAKKAAAAKKPAKK; translated from the coding sequence ATGGCAGAAGTTGCTCCCGCCGCTCCAGCAGCACCCGCCGCCCCGGCCGCACCGGCCAAGGCCCCGAAGAAGAAAGCCACCAAGACGACGAAGAAGTCCGGACCCGGCGCCAGCGAGCTCGTCCTGAAAGCGATCACTGCCTCCAAGGAGCGCAAAGGTATTTCATACATCGCCCTGAAGAAGGCCCTGGCAGCTCAGGGCTACGATGTGGAGCACAAGAGTGCTCACATCAGACGCGCCGTGAAGAGCCTGGTGGAGAAAGGAGCTGTGGTGCAGACAAAAGGAGCCGGAGCGTCCGGATCTTTCAAGGCGAGCAAAGCCGCTGAGAAGCCTAAGAAGCCCGCAGCAAAGAAGCCCGCCGTGAAGGCCAAGAAGCCCGCAGCGAAGAAACCCGCTGCTAAGAAGGCAGCAGCCGCCAAGAAGCCCGCAGCTAAGAAGACAAAAGCAGTGAAAGCGACTCCCAAGAAGGCCAAGAAACCCGCAGCAGCCAAGAAACAGTCTGTGAAAAAGGTCACAAAGAGCCCGAAAAAGAAGGTGGTGAAGAAGGCAGCGACACCCAAGAAAGCCGCCAAGAAGGTGGTGAAACCCAAAGCGAAgaaggcagcagcagccaaGAAACCAGCCAAGAAGTAA
- the LOC121890759 gene encoding late histone H2A.L3, with protein sequence MSGRGKGAGKARAKAKSRSSRAGLQFPVGRVHRLLRKGNYAQRVGAGAPVYLAAVLEYLTAEILELAGNAARDNKKTRIIPRHLQLAVRNDEELNKLLGGVTIAQGGVLPNIQAVLLPKKTEKPAKK encoded by the coding sequence ATGTCTGGACGTGGTAAGGGTGCCGGTAAGGCCAGAGCCAAGGCGAAGTCCCGCTCCTCCCGGGCCGGGCTTCAATTCCCGGTCGGCAGAGTCCACAGGCTGCTGAGGAAGGGTAACTACGCTCAGCGTGTCGGTGCCGGAGCCCCGGTGTACCTGGCGGCGGTGCTGGAGTACCTGACCGCTGAGATCCTGGAGCTGGCCGGAAACGCTGCCCGCGACAACAAGAAGACCAGGATCATCCCCCGTCACCTGCAGCTGGCTGTCCGCAACGACGAGGAGCTCAACAAGCTGCTGGGCGGAGTGACCATCGCTCAGGGCGGCGTGCTGCCCAACATCCAGGCTGTGCTGCTGCCCAAGAAGACCGAGAAGCCCGCCAAGAAGTAA
- the LOC121890764 gene encoding histone H4 — protein sequence MSGRGKGGKGLGKGGAKRHRKVLRDNIQGITKPAIRRLARRGGVKRISGLIYEETRGVLKVFLENVIRDAVTYTEHAKRKTVTAMDVVYALKRQGRTLYGFGG from the coding sequence ATGAGTGGAAGAGGAAAAGGCGGCAAAGGACTCGGTAAAGGAGGCGCTAAGCGTCACCGTAAAGTCCTCCGTGATAACATCCAGGGAATCACCAAACCCGCCATCCGCCGTCTGGCTCGCCGCGGCGGCGTGAAGCGTATCTCCGGTCTGATCTACGAGGAGACCCGCGGTGTGCTGAAGGTGTTCCTGGAGAACGTGATCCGTGATGCCGTCACCTACACCGAGCACGCCAAGAGGAAGACCGTGACCGCCATGGACGTGGTTTACGCACTGAAGAGGCAGGGCCGCACCCTGTACGGCTTCGGAGGTTAA